Below is a window of Carassius auratus strain Wakin chromosome 50, ASM336829v1, whole genome shotgun sequence DNA.
TCGTGTTGTTGATGTCTGTCTGCCATTCTCGCTCTGtctgaaaatatttgtaaaaaaagtttggaacaacttgagggtgagtaaatgatgacataagtgtaatttttgggtgcactatccctttaactaaacTTTCTTATCGTTACAATGAATCGGTTGATaaaactgaatgatttgttctcGAATCTTAAATTAATTTGGAAGATCCAGTCTCCATTTATTGTAATTGCAAAGAAAAGTGCGATAACACGGTCTTCACAATTTCTCATTTTatgtcatacaagtttggaactaCATAAAGGCGTGTAATGATGATAACAGCGTTTTcaattttggtgaactatccctttaaatttcacAACTCCCTGATGCAAGCATTTGGCAAACAGTCTAGATTATAAAATCATGTTACAATCCATTTACATATaggttacagtaaaaaaataaatacaattaaaaaaacactctCCCAAATGTCAGATTTCATTCATTTCGATTCGATGTGCTTGTTTACGTTATTCATTTTCCATGTGTTCTTCAACAACACAATTCATCCTGCGCCCCCTACAGGATCAACCGGAAAGCTTCGCTAAAGAAATAGTCTAAGTGTACTAAAACAAAAGACTAGTCTTGCATCAGCCTGTCATCATTTGTTTAAGCGGCCGTGAGAGCTTTTTATGggaactctgaaaaaaaaaaatcacaaaagcatCTCAACAGCTTCGACCTAAACATGTGACTGCGTTATGTTACTCTTTCCCTGAAGCATCACGTCAGTTTCTCTTAGGTCACTGAACGCGAGTCAAGACTCGAGCCACGATGTTTTACAGGAACAGGAGGAGTCCATTCCCCTTTCTAAAGTGCAGACAGGTAAAACGACGAGGTCTGGGTAAACCTGAGACGGCTATTTGAGAGGAAGGGCATCACTTCCCATTCTGGAGTAACAGATCCCGCCTGGCTGTTCTATTAAAACTCGATATGGATCAAACAGCACAACTGGGCGAGTTTTAACGCATCATTTTCCATTAGTCACATGTTCCATCAGTAGCTGGAAGTTATTCACGGCGGGATTGACGCACTGGGTACACAATGTACCTTATGGTGATCGTGACACGTTTGTTATTTACAAACAGCGAAACAATGCACCATTCATTCATCCAGGGAAAAACACGATTTAACTTAAAACTCCCGGCTCTAACACTTCACACGAACAGTAGAGCATCGTAATAATGTTCAACTCACCGTCATGTGTGCGCCGTGTGCGAGGTGAATAAGAGCAGTAGGGGATATTTAAGTTACTTCAGTGATGGCGAGAACAATAGATATGTATTATGGCTTACACTTCAGGAGAAACTAAGCCATAAATGCGGATGTGGGCTGTGCGGGGTTAATGAATCATTACCGTGGCATCCCCGATACTCGCCCCTCCTATTTGCCTCCCGAGTTGTCTGACCAGACGGCAGTCCAGACTGTGCGCGTTCACGCCTCGACACCGATTGTGAGAAGGGTCAAGATGATGTTGAAACGAAATTAAATTATTGGTTGATATGCGAACATTCAGTAAAGGAAATTATATTTCCGTTTCCTTTTATGAGCTCAGTGTTCATGCACAGCAGGAAGCCACATGTAATACAATACAATCCAATAACCAGACTGCAATCTTTATTTGGATCCCTAATTTAGATTGAGATAATCCCTGTTACAGGGATATCATTTAGCACATCAGCGGTTATTTTACAGAGAGAGGCGGAGCAGAATTCAGATAAATtggatttaaatttaatttacctttttttttttttttgctatagatATGTAGCTACAGTCATGGTATTAATCTGTAGGTCAAAACTGAAGGAcaatttttctgtaaaaaaaaaaaaaactcataaaggaacattattattattattattactactacttctactacaCAGTGTTTTTAATGAGTGGGTTGAGTTAATGATTTGATGCATATTTCATTTctaacacacaaaaatacatttattattcatatgAGTGGACTAAATTGTTGAGGTCTTGTAtatgtcaccagagagaagtgTTGTTTTTaccaaaagaaaacagttatgacattttgattaaacattacttgattattataatttttatgaaaCATATGCACGGAAAGAATTGTTTATATTGTCTATCAGAATAAGGGAAGCACatcttgggaaatgagagcatccaaggagcgtgtggaagctatggatttattttaaatatttttaatgttctttaatgttatccatagttttttgtggctttttaaaaaaagtatcgaTTCAAGCACCGGTATCGTAAAAATcccaatcgatacccaaccctagttaagacagctgactccaccctgtctctctctctctctctctctctctctgcatgcatgcgtgcgcacacacacacacacaccatgcaaaactctgcatttgaaaagCCAACAGCAAATgcttaaactaataataaaacatacttacagcagctgattcagaagcaccagactgtcatagcaaagtcagaagtACCTCCTCTCCGAGGTTCACAAAACGATCATCagtaaaatgcgttgctgttctattgtaagtaatcttaaagattcctaagtGCATCTACTTTCAAAGGCCAAATTAAGTGCTTatgctttcacctagatacacacagcgtctgcctgacatgactgcttcaacactaactgcggttactgaaaccacgccgcctttctttgtgtgaacatttgggtgacatttcgcaaatatttccacatagtgatgtagacatgtggggcgtgtttgaatgagctgttttagggggagTGGCAGagttaactttgataaagaatatctctttggattagagactttagtttttgcagctttacagatcttcttcatgcaccaaaagcttgtaacactccaaagagaaaataattttttttaaatcacatcatataacccctttaaaatatatttaaatagaaaacagttatttgaaattttaatattcagaaaatttcataatattgctgtttttttactgtattttttttttttaataaatcaaataaattccgCTTTGGTGGAATTAAGTGACTTACCAACCCCCCAAAAATTCTTACCAACCCAAACTCTGCAATCTCATCCTTTACACAAGtaatttaaactaaaaattatttataatattttaaatatttttttctagtcGATGAGAAGCCATATGATAAGTAGGATCATCCAGGTGGAatctgcacactggtggtggatgaggagatccTCCCTttcatgtaaagcactttgaatgcttagaaaagcgctatataaatgtaaggaattattattataattatttcggAAATGCACTTGGAAATTGTGTTCTGAATAAGGCGTATCTCATAGCGATCAATAAAATACCATAGCAGGTAAGAAGTAATCCTATCAACATTTGGGCTGAATTAATGATACGTTgacttattttaatgtatttcctCCAGTTCTGTACTTGATATATGGTGTATTTCCGTTACCACAGCCACCTCCTCTGTTAGACCTGGACGAAACCAAACCCAGTGACACTGAGCCATCTGTGGAGAAAGCCAGGTTCGACCGTCTGGCCCGAGCCAACAGCAGGGAATTTATCAAACCAAAGGAACCAGCCGACAGTCTCTTAGAGCAGATGGAAAGTCTCCCTGTATGAGGAGGGCATGAGAGCTCACCAGGACTCTGAAAACAGGCCCAGCAACACCCCAAGGTGAGTTTATTTGGTGCTTACTTCAACCACAACACTAGCCAGCTGCACTTATGATAAATCTGCTTCTCTCCATGTTCTTAGGTCAGCAGCTGACATGGCTGACCTGTCCTCATCTGATCCTCCTCTGGAATCGAGACAGCAGCTGCTGCAGCAAAAGTTCAGACAGGAAATGGAGGCTAAGAAACTGCAGTCTAAGCAAGGTGTGATGGAAAATAAGGGTTCATGTTTTAGCCATGAGTATAAAAGATTCAAGCTTTTGCCTGCAGGAGTGTCAGGTGTGTAGTGCTCTCCATCACCTGGTGACCACTAAGCAGGAGGAGGTGTGATCATGGTACATGTGCATTGGGAACCTATGGTATAATAAATGATCAGCTGATGggaaatactttttaaatgaatattctttttgttttgaaagacaTTTTTATGGCTGACTGTGgcaactaaatattaaatatatgtaactgttttttcaacagtttttgatACAGATGGGGTTTCACCGGTCAGAAATGATACGattaattgtgatattttttcCTGAGCTAGTTTTTAACAGTAGGAAATACttgtaaaactttaaataataaaaaataaaattaattttctgATATTTTGATCTGGCTTTagtacagtaaaaatataaaagcatttgtaaaacagcattgtatttataaaatcacaatataaatgcatatatgtttctgtgtgtatatatatatatatatacacagtattgttcaaaataatagcagtacaatgtgactaaccagaataatcaaggtttttagtatattttttattgctacgtggcaaacaagttaccagtaggttcagtagattgtcagaaaacaaacaagacccagcattcatgatatgcacgctcttaaggctgtgcaattgggcaattagttgaaaggggtgtgttcaaaaaaatagcagtgtctacctttgactgtacaaactcaaaactattttgtacaaacatttttttttctgggatttagcaatcctgtgaatcactaaactaatatttagttgtatgaccacagttttttaaaactgcttgacatctgtgtggcatggagtcaaccaacttgtggcacctctcagctgttattccactccatgattctttaacaacattccacaattcattcacatttcttggttttgcttcagaaacagcatttttgatatcaccccacaagttctcaattggattaaggtctggagattgggctggccactccataacattaattttgttggtttggaaccaagactttgcccgtttactagtgtgttttgggtcattgtcttgttgaaacaaccatttcaagggcatgtcctcttcagcaaagggcaacatgacctcttcaagtattttaacat
It encodes the following:
- the LOC113066401 gene encoding LOW QUALITY PROTEIN: uncharacterized protein LOC113066401 (The sequence of the model RefSeq protein was modified relative to this genomic sequence to represent the inferred CDS: inserted 2 bases in 1 codon; substituted 1 base at 1 genomic stop codon) produces the protein FNVFPPVLYLIYGVFPLPQPPPLLDLDETKPSDTEPSVEKARFDRLARANSREFIKPKEPADSLLEQMESLPVXGGHESXHQDSENRPSNTPRSAADMADLSSSDPPLESRQQLLQQKFRQEMEAKKLQSKQDDPELRDFNLDGIDMLDNPATGSRESPRPMTPSQHKMMMCSKSPQRAQYLRAPALTQGQVVPQGKGGYGQYRSSDMRITAG